The Nerophis lumbriciformis linkage group LG15, RoL_Nlum_v2.1, whole genome shotgun sequence genome window below encodes:
- the LOC133616111 gene encoding retinaldehyde-binding protein 1-like, which yields MAATGSFRMVSEEEQAMRSKLEHLTVKDHGPVFGPCHKMPGHTAQKAKDELSETEDRRASSIKDLRAMMKDRAAEGNDLTKLVLERLGDKPDSLMLRFLRARKFDVVRTHELMKGYVRFRKEYPELFENLTPEAVRSTIEAGYPVVLPSRDKYGRVVLLFNIENWDLEEITFDEILRAYCVILEKLLENEETQINGFVLIENFKGFTMQHASGIKPAELKKMVDMLQDSFPARFKAVHVTHQPWYFTTTYNVVKPFMKSKLLERVFVHGEELDNYLKEFDADILPADFDGNASVADCRAIATRLFGSEDTAL from the exons ACCGGATCTTTCCGCATGGTGTCAGAAGAGGAGCAGGCCATGCGGTCCAAGCTGGAGCATCTGACAGTGAAGGATCACGGGCCCGTGTTTGGACCATGCCACAAAATGCCAGGCCACACTGCTCAAAAG GCCAAAGACGAGCTGAGCGAGACCGAGGACAGGAGGGCGTCATCCATCAAAGACCTGCGGGCCATGATGAAGGACAGGGCCGCCGAGGGGAACGACCTGACCAAACTGGTCCTGGAGCGTCTCGGGGACAAGCCGGACTCTCTGATGCTGCGTTTCCTCAGGGCCCGCAAGTTTGACGTCGTCAGAACCCACGAGCTCATGAAGG GCTACGTACGCTTCAGGAAGGAGTACCCGGAGCTTTTTGAGAACCTAACCCCTGAGGCGGTTCGCAGCACCATCGAGGCGGGCTACCCCGTGGTCCTGCCGAGCAGGGACAAGTACGGCCGTGTGGTTCTGCTCTTCAATATCGAGAACTGGGACCTGGAGGAGATCACCTTTGATGAG ATCCTGAGAGCCTACTGTGTGATCCTGGAGAAGCTGCTTGAGAATGAGGAGACTCAGATCAACGGCTTTGTCCTGATCGAGAACTTCAAGGGCTTCACCATGCAGCACGCCTCAGGGATTAAACCGGCTGAGCTCAAGAAGATGGTGGACATGCTTCAG GATTCCTTCCCGGCCCGTTTCAAGGCGGTCCACGTGACTCACCAGCCTTGGTACTTCACCACCACCTACAATGTGGTCAAGCCTTTCATGAAGAGCAAGCTGCTTGAACGG GTGTTTGTTCacggggaggagctggacaactACTTGAAAGAGTTTGATGCCGACATCCTGCCCGCCGATTTTGATGGGAACGCTTCCGTGGCTGATTGCCGAGCCATCGCCACCAGGCTCTTTGGCTCTGAGGACACGGCTCTCTGA
- the LOC133616107 gene encoding monoacylglycerol lipase ABHD2 — translation MSTHDSDVHTISPELPAMFDGMKLAAVATVLYVIVRCLNLKSPTAPPDLTYQDTPLNHFLLKSCSQLTKEYIPPLLWGKSGHLQTALYGKLGRVSAPHPSGIRKYLPMQDGATATFDLFEPVGDHRTGDDITMVICPGIGNHSEKHYIRTFVDYAQKDGYRCAVLNHLGALPNIELTSPRMFTYGCTWEFAAMVGYIKRAYPQTQLIVVGFSLGGNIVCKFLGENMSNQERVLCCVSVCQGYSAFSAQETFLQWDQCRRFYNFLMADNMKKIILSHRHSLFGGNSAKIMDADLSRLYTATSLMQIDDNIMRKFHGHSSLKEYYEKESCVHYIHNVNVPLLLVNSADDPLVHDSLLKIPRTLAEKKPNVIFALTLHGGHLGFFKGAVLFPKPLTWMDKVIVGYANAICQWEKQKPPCQSDPLSESSCTQEKA, via the exons ATGAGCACCCACGACTCAGATGTACACACCATCTCTCCGGAGCTGCCAGCAATGTTTGATGGCATGAAGTTGGCAGCCGTGGCGACGGTGCTCTACGTCATTGTACGTTGCCTAAACCTCAAGAGCCCCACCGCGCCCCCTGACCTCACCTACCAGGACACGCCCCTCAACCACTTCCTGTTGAAGTCCTGCTCTCAGCTGACCAAAGA GTACATTCCTCCCTTGCTATGGGGCAAGAGCGGTCACCTCCAAACAGCCTTGTATGGAAAATTGGGTCGAGTGAGCGCACCTCATCCCAGTGGGATCAGGAAGTACTTACCTATGCAGGATGGGGCAACCGCGACCTTTGACCTCTTTGAGCCAGTGGGGGACCATCGAACAGGAG ATGACATCACCATGGTGATATGCCCTGGTATCGGTAACCACAGTGAGAAGCATTATATCCGAACCTTTGTGGATTACGCCCAGAAAGACGGCTATCGTTGTGCTGTCCTTAACCACCTCGGAGCTCTACCCAACATTGAGCTTACCTCGCCACGCATGTTTACTTATG GGTGCACATGGGAGTTTGCCGCCATGGTCGGCTACATCAAGCGGGCTTATCCTCAGACCCAGCTCATAGTGGTGGGTTTCAGTCTGGGGGGAAACATTGTTTGTAAGTTCCTGGGCGAGAACATGTCAAACCAAGAGAGAGTCCTGTGCTGTGTCAGCGTCTGTCAAGGTTACAGTGCTTTCAG TGCTCAGGAAACATTCCTGCAGTGGGATCAGTGCCGGCGCTTCTATAACTTTCTCATGGCTGATAACATGAAGAAAATAATCCTCTCGCACAG GCACAGTCTATTTGGGGGAAACTCTGCGAAAATAATGGATGCAGATCTTAGTCGGCTATACACAGCAACATCCCTCATGCAGATTGACGACAACATCATGAG AAAATTCCATGGTCACAGCTCCCTCAAAGAGTATTATGAGAAGGAGAGCTGTGTCCATTATATTCACAAC GTAAACGTACCGCTGCTGCTTGTAAACTCTGCAGATGACCCTCTGGTTCATGACTCTCTGCTCAAGATCCCCCGCACACTAGCAG AGAAAAAGCCAAACGTGATCTTTGCCTTGACGCTGCACGGCGGACACCTGGGCTTCTTCAAGGGTGCCGTGCTCTTCCCCAAGCCCCTCACCTGGATGGACAAAGTTATCGTGGGGTACGCCAATGCCATATGCCAGTGGGAGAAGCAGAAACCGCCATGCCAAAGTGACCCCCTGAGTGAGAGTTCCTGCACACAGGAAAAAGCCTGA